The DNA region CAGGGAGGCGGCTCACAGCCAGTTCGCCTCCGGGGTGGATGTGGTGGTGCATCTGCGGCGGCGTGACGGCCGCCGGGTGCTGACCGAGATCGCCGTCCCGCTTCGCGGGGCGGACGGACTGGTCCGGATGGAGACCGCCTGCTCGGTGTCCGCCGACGGCGACGTCGTCGCCGGGCCGGCCTCAGGCCGGCTGGAGGCGCTGCTGGGAGCCGACCGATGAGCGGGATGGCCCTCGGGCTGGTCGCCTGCCTGGCAGGTGCCGCGGCAGCGCTGATGATCCGTCCACGGTCCGTGGTCGGATCGCGGACGCCTGGGTGGCGGGTGCCGCGGTGGTCGTTCCTCCTGGTCGCCCTCGTCCCCATCGTCTTCCCGGGCAAGGCGGTCGTCGCGGCTGTCTTGCTCGGGATCGCCACCTTCGGCGGCGTCGCCCTGTGGCGGCGCCGCTGCGAACGGATCGAGGCGGGACGTACGGCTGAGCGGGTGGTCGAGGCCTGCGAGCAGATGGCCGCCGAGCTGGCCGCCGGGCATCCGCCCGGACCGGCGCTGTCGCAGCTCGCGGCGGAGTGGCCGGTGATCGAGCCGGTCGCGGAGGCTCAGCGGATGGGCTCCGACGTCCCTGCCGCCTGGCGGGAGGCCGCCGAGGTGCCCGGGGCGGGTTCGCTCCGGGTCGTCGCCGCGGCCTGGCAGATCGCTCATCAGACCGGCAGCGGTCTGGCGGATGCGCTCGACCGGGTGGCGCTCGACCTGCGGGCGGCCGCCGCCACGCAGCGGGTGGTCGACGGCGAGCTCGGTTCGGCCCGCTCCACAGCCCGTCTGATCGCCGGGCTGCCGGTGGCCGCCCTGGCGATGGGCAGCGGAGTCGGCGGCGACCCGCTGGCATTCCTCTTCGGCTCGCCCGTGGGCCTGGCCTGCCTCGGTCTCGGCCTGCTCCTCGGCTGGCTGGGCCTGTGGTGGATCGAGGGCATCGCGCGTGGGGTCGAGGCGAGATGAGCACCTGGCTCGTGGCGATCGCGCTCGGGCTGGCGGCGGCGTTGCTGCCGGCGCCGACCTCGCCAATTCCCGCACGCGTCGCGGTGCTCGAGGACCGGGGCGAACCCGGCGATCCGGGCGGCTGGATGATGCGTTGGCGGCCGTTGCTGGTGCTCCTCGCCGCCGGCGCCGTCTACACCTTCGTCGGGGGCACCGTAGGCGCTGTGCTCGCGGCCCCGGCCGGCGTCGTCTGCTGGGTCGTCATCGGCCGGGTCGAACCCGCGGAGGTCCGGCGTGAGCGCGAGGCGGCCAAGGCCGACCTGCCGGCGCTGGTCCGCCTCCTCTCCGCCGCGCTGTCCTCCGGTGCGGCGCCCGCGGAGGCGCTGGTGGCGGTCGCGGCCGCACTGCCCGGACCGGCGGCAGCCCGGCTGCTGTCGGCGGCCTCCCGGCTCCACCTGGGAGCCGACCCGGAGAAGACCTGGCGCACCCTGGTCGACGATCCCGCGCTCGCGCCATTGGGCCGCGCGTTGGCTCGGGCCCAGGCGACCGGTGCCCCGGTCGCCACGACGGTCGAACGTCTTGCCGACGACCTCACCAGGAACGCACGCGCCGAGGTCGAGGACCGAGCCCGCTCGGTGGGCGTCAAGGCCGCCGTCCCCCTCGGCATCTGCCTCCTCCCCGCCTTCCTGCTGCTCGGCGTCGTCCCGGTCGTCGGCGGGCTTCTCTCCAACCTCGGCATCTGACCCACCGCCGAGGCGTCACCCGCGTCGGCCGAGGCGTCGCCTGCGTCGGTCGAGCTGGCACCCGAGTGCCGACTCGACCGACGTACGTGACGTCTCGGCGCTCCTGTTTTCCCTGATCAGCGGGCCGATTGTCATCCACAGGGAGGGTTCGGGAGCGGGTTGTCCACAGCCGACGACAAGGCGGTCGCGAATGTCGGCGGAGCGGGTCATTGTCGTCCGTGAACGGCCGTACGGACGGCCATCGATCAGAGGAGACCAACCATGGCCAAGGCACATCTTCGTAAGAACGAGAAGGGGATCACGACGGCTGAGTACGCCGTGGGCACGGCGGCCGGCGCGGGGCTCGCCGGCCTGCTCTACAAGCTGCTCACCGGTGGCTTCGGCAACGACCTGCTCAACAGGCTGTTCCAGCACGTGCTCAGCCTCCTGGGGATCTGAGCCATGGTCCGTGGGCAGCGAGGCGAGCGGGGTGAGCGGGGTGCCGCCACCGCAGAGCTGGTCATGGTCATCCCGCTATTGGTGGCCGTGACCATCGGCCTGGTGTGGCTGCTGTCGGTGGGAGCGGCGCAGATCCAGGTGGTCGACGCGGCCCGGGAGACCGCGCGTGCCGTCGCCCGAGGTGATGACAGCGGCTCTGCCGCCGCCCGCGGACGTCGGGTCGGACCTGCGGGCACCCAGGTGAGCGTGAGCGCCGGCGCGGAGGAGGTCGTCGCCTCGGCGCAGGCCCGGGTCACCGGGCCCGGCGGGATCTTCGGCTGGATGCCGGGCGTGACGGTGCGCGGCGAGGCGGTTGCCGCGACCGAGGCGACACGGGGGGAGCAGTGAGCGCGATTCGAGCCGGGCAGGACGAGCGTGGATCGGCGGCACCTTTCGCGGTCGGCGCGATCGGGCTGCTGCTGTTCCTCGGTGCGGCGCTGGGTGTGGTGGGCGCGGTCTTCGTGGCCCACCGCACCGCGCAGTCCGCGGCCGACCTGGCAGCGCTGGCGGGCGCCAACGCGCTCCAGATCTCCGAGGATGCATGCGCGGCAGCGACGACGATCACCGAGCGCAACGGGGCCAGGTTGGAGTCGTGTGAGGTCGCCGGAGAGGACGTCACGGTCACGGTGCGGGTCGAGGGGCCGCGCTGGCTCGGTCAGCCGGGGGATCCGGTCGCCAAGGCGAGGGCCGGCCCGACAGGGCCGGACTAGTTGGTGGCGTCGTCCTTCGACTCGGGCGCGGCGTCCTGCAGCGACTGGGCCAGCTTCCGCAGATGGCGCTTCTCCTTCATGTTCTTGGCCTGGAGCTTGCCGCCCCACTTGGTGAGCCAGAGACCGAGGAGGAGAAGCACACCGGCGACGAGGCCGATCACGAAGATCGTGGTCGCGCCGACCGGAAGACCGAGCAGAGTGGCGGTCGGGTCATCGAGGTCACCGTTGCCGGTGGTGAAGAGTCCGAGAACGACGAGTGCTGCGGCAACGACGATCAGCACGAGTCCCAAGATCAGCATTTCCCCAGGGTATGCCTATTTCTGCAGCAGGAGACGCAACAACACGATCGCGCCATGCTTGTCGAGGGGGTTGTTCTGGTTGCCGCACTTGGGCGACTGGACACAGGAAGGACAACCGTCGTCGCACTCGCACGCCTCGATGGTCTCCAGGGTGGCGCCCAGCCACTCCCGGGCGGCGCGGAAACCGCGCTCGGAGAACCCGGCGCCGCCAGGGTGACCGTCGTAGACGAAGACGGTGAGCATCCCGGTGTCCGGGTGGGACGCGGTGCTCACGCCACCGATGTCCCAGCGGTCGCAGGTCGCGATCAACGGGAGCAGGCCGATCGAGCAGTGCTCGGCGGCGTGGGCGGCGCCCGGGATGTCCGCCTTCTCCAGGCCAACCGCCTCGAGAGCCGAGGCGGGGACGGTCCACCAGACGGCGGAGGTGCGCAGCGTACGTTCGGGGAGGTCGAGGAGCTCCTCTCCGAGCACCTCGCCGCTCGGCTGCCGCCGGCGCAGGAAGGAGACGACCTGGTGGGTGACGTCGACGTCGCCGTACGCCAGCCGGCACTCTCCCCAGGCGACCTGCTCCCGCTCGGCGACGATCGAGATCTCGGTGATCTCCCGGGCGGACGTGGAGTAGCCGGGGTCGTCGCGGGAGATCACCGCGACGTTCTCCTCCAGGTCGAGCTCGTGCACCAGATAGGTCTCGCCGCGGTGGACGTAGACCGCGCCGGCATGTGCGCTCGCGTGCGAGCTCGCGGCGTCGACCGTGCCGACGACCCGGCCGGTCTCGGCCTCGATCAGCTGCACCTGGGACCCGCCCGAGGAGCGGATGTCGGCGAGATCGGCGGCACGCCGACGGTCGGTCCAGTACCAGCCACGAGGCCGCTTGCGCAGCAGCCCCGAGGCGACCAGGGTGTCCACGATCTCCCGCGCGCCCGGGCCGAAGAGCGGTAGATCCGGCTCGGTGAGCGGAAGCTCCTGGGCGGCGGCACAGAGGTGGGGGCCGACGACGTACGGGTTGGCCGGGTCGAAGACGGTGGCCTCGACCGGCTGTCCGAGAAGCGCATCCGGATGGGTCACCAGGTACGTGTCCAGCGGGTCGTCGCGGGCGACGAGGATGCCGAGGGCGTCGCCCGCACCGCGTCCGGCGCGGCCGATCTGCTGCCAGAAGGCGGAGCGCCTGCCGGGATACCCCGCCAGTACGACCGCGTCCAGTCCGCTGATGTCGATGCCGAGCTCGAGGGCGTTCGTCGCCGCCAGCCCCAGCAGCTCGCCCGACCGCAGTGACGCCTCGATCGCCCGGCGCTCCTCGGGCAGATATCCACCGCGGTAGGACGTCACCCGTCCCGGCAGCGACGGATCGACCTCGGCCAGCTCGGTCGCCGCGGTCATCGCCACCTGCTCGGCGCCGACCCGGGAACGTACGAAAGCCAGGGTGCGTACGTCCGAGGAGACCAGGTCGGCGAGGAGGTCGGCGGTCTCCGCCGAGGCCGCGCGGCGCACGGGCGCGCCGTTCTCGCCGGCATGCGTCGTCAGCGGGGGCTGCCACAGCGCGATCGAGAGCTCGCCGCGCGGTGAGGC from Nocardioides luteus includes:
- a CDS encoding type II secretion system F family protein yields the protein MSGMALGLVACLAGAAAALMIRPRSVVGSRTPGWRVPRWSFLLVALVPIVFPGKAVVAAVLLGIATFGGVALWRRRCERIEAGRTAERVVEACEQMAAELAAGHPPGPALSQLAAEWPVIEPVAEAQRMGSDVPAAWREAAEVPGAGSLRVVAAAWQIAHQTGSGLADALDRVALDLRAAAATQRVVDGELGSARSTARLIAGLPVAALAMGSGVGGDPLAFLFGSPVGLACLGLGLLLGWLGLWWIEGIARGVEAR
- a CDS encoding type II secretion system F family protein encodes the protein MSTWLVAIALGLAAALLPAPTSPIPARVAVLEDRGEPGDPGGWMMRWRPLLVLLAAGAVYTFVGGTVGAVLAAPAGVVCWVVIGRVEPAEVRREREAAKADLPALVRLLSAALSSGAAPAEALVAVAAALPGPAAARLLSAASRLHLGADPEKTWRTLVDDPALAPLGRALARAQATGAPVATTVERLADDLTRNARAEVEDRARSVGVKAAVPLGICLLPAFLLLGVVPVVGGLLSNLGI
- a CDS encoding DUF4244 domain-containing protein; this translates as MAKAHLRKNEKGITTAEYAVGTAAGAGLAGLLYKLLTGGFGNDLLNRLFQHVLSLLGI
- a CDS encoding TadE family protein → MVRGQRGERGERGAATAELVMVIPLLVAVTIGLVWLLSVGAAQIQVVDAARETARAVARGDDSGSAAARGRRVGPAGTQVSVSAGAEEVVASAQARVTGPGGIFGWMPGVTVRGEAVAATEATRGEQ
- a CDS encoding Rv3654c family TadE-like protein — encoded protein: MSAIRAGQDERGSAAPFAVGAIGLLLFLGAALGVVGAVFVAHRTAQSAADLAALAGANALQISEDACAAATTITERNGARLESCEVAGEDVTVTVRVEGPRWLGQPGDPVAKARAGPTGPD
- a CDS encoding DEAD/DEAH box helicase; this translates as MKVLTTATGDLVRRLADVPGREDRLAHLEQVPPREAVFADWPTWASPDVVEAFVARGVRRPWQHQAVAAEAAHEGSHVIVSTGTASGKSLAYQLPALTAIRDGRGPRGERGAGVLYLAPTKALAQDQLTGLRELGVDVRAVTHDGDSTREQRDWARDYGEYILTNPDMLHRSLLPGHQRWTAFFRSLRYVVIDECHHYRGVFGAHVSHVLRRLRRICELYGSSPTFILASATVAEPATAGERLIGLPVLPVTADASPRGELSIALWQPPLTTHAGENGAPVRRAASAETADLLADLVSSDVRTLAFVRSRVGAEQVAMTAATELAEVDPSLPGRVTSYRGGYLPEERRAIEASLRSGELLGLAATNALELGIDISGLDAVVLAGYPGRRSAFWQQIGRAGRGAGDALGILVARDDPLDTYLVTHPDALLGQPVEATVFDPANPYVVGPHLCAAAQELPLTEPDLPLFGPGAREIVDTLVASGLLRKRPRGWYWTDRRRAADLADIRSSGGSQVQLIEAETGRVVGTVDAASSHASAHAGAVYVHRGETYLVHELDLEENVAVISRDDPGYSTSAREITEISIVAEREQVAWGECRLAYGDVDVTHQVVSFLRRRQPSGEVLGEELLDLPERTLRTSAVWWTVPASALEAVGLEKADIPGAAHAAEHCSIGLLPLIATCDRWDIGGVSTASHPDTGMLTVFVYDGHPGGAGFSERGFRAAREWLGATLETIEACECDDGCPSCVQSPKCGNQNNPLDKHGAIVLLRLLLQK